The genomic stretch ACTTGCCCACAAATATTTTACTATGATGGTGACCACAAGTTATATGGTTTGAATCCTGATGGACTTTGTGCATAAATGATTTGAGAGATAATGATAGTGTTGTAGAAGTCTATCACAATTCTTCAAAATCACACTCCAGAGCAAGTTAACAGGTTATAAAACACACAGTAATGTTAAGGATCAATACACTGAAAAATTGCAATGTCCTGAATGGGTTAAGCATTAGCTTGTATGGGCTAAGCATTACGTTAATGTTTCATAATGTTTTTAAAAACATCCCTGCAGTGGGTTTGTTTGAGACATAATATCTGTGGCCACACATTTAGTTGTTTTTCGTAATTGTAAAACTATATGCATCATATCTACCTACTAATCATTAAAATATTTTGTTAACATAATATCtttctttggaaattaaaagttCTTCATATTGCCCTAAAAATTGTTTGCACATCCAGTTTATTTTGGAAGTTGACATCTCATACTTGTAAATGGAATTTTGTTATGTTGCAGCCTGCTTTAGTTttttaattattgttaccagctTTAGATTCTGCAACCTACTTATTTGCTATTAAATTGGAATATTTTGGAAGAGTTTGCACTAATTTTCTTGATACATCAATTATGCACTTATGTTTTTTAGTTGCGCAAACAGTGGGAGGTTGTTGTGGCTCATACATGGCACACACCATCTTATGTATCATAAAAGTTCATGAACTATGTTTTATGTTGACCATAAATCTCTTTGGTTAATGCTTATATTTCTTACTCACGAATGCAAGTGGGTTTGCTTGTGCAAAACAACCTGCTTAAAATGGCCCATTTGTTGGTTCACTGACAAACCCACTTGCATCCCTAATTAATCAATATTGTTTTTATTCAGTTAATTCTGTAGGAAAAACAAGTATGttcagatttttttttccttttacagGCCAGAAATGGTTGTAGGCTGGTATCACTCACATCCTGGCTTCGGTTGCTGGTTATCAGGCGTTGATATCAATACTCAGCAGGTCTATGCAAATCCACTTGTCTTCTAAAAGGGATCTTTTGACTTGGTCTGTCAAAATAGGATAGCTGTTGTCGTCCCACTCTGATATATGTCGTTTCATTAAATACTGATGTGCTTTTCTTATTAAAACATGGATATGATAATGTGCTATATACTACAATTGATCAGCTGGAGGCACTAGGTAGCTTATGTTTTCAATTTTCAATTTCACTATCTTCATTGTGTAGATTCCATGTCTCCCTAAAAGTTATCGGTGAACTTATCTTGTTGGTAGTTTTAGTTAACCTCACCAGGGATACatgttttttatttataaaagaaaagaaaaatgggaggCATTGGCTAATTATTGATCCCAACTCACTGTAGTTTTTCTTCTATTAACTACCTTTTGTACTTTTTGAATAATCTGTTTTGTACCTTATTATTCTATATCTATTATCTGGGTAGGCCTAAATTTGTTTAATTTAATATATAAATGTGCAGAGTTTTGAAGCTTTGAACCCCAGGGCGGTTGCTGTTGTGATAGACCCCATCCAGAGTGTGAAGGGGAAGGTGGTTATTGATGCATTCCGCCTCATTAATCCTCAGACCATGATGCTTGGCCAGGAGCCACGGCAGACAACATCAAATGTTGGGCATCTAAATAAGCCATCTATTCAGGTAAATACTAAGTAATATTGTATCATATGAACTTGTTTTATTCCCCTTTCTTATAAATAATTTGACAATATCTGTTCTTTATCAGGCTCTTATCCATGGGCTGAACAGACACTACTACTCAATTGCAATCAATTACCGGAAAAATGAGCTTGAGGAGAAAATGTTGTTGAACTTGCACAAAAAGAAATGGACGGATGGGCTAATTTTGAAGAGGTTTGACACTCACTCAAAAACCAACGAGCAGACTGTCCAGGTGCCTATACTACTCAGCTTTCCTTTAGCTGTATACCGAGATGATTTCTGCTCTTGTGTTGATGCTTTTTACTTGAGTATTTCTTTTGTTTGTTCTTGACATTGTGTCTATTCTTGTCTAGGAAATGCTGAACCTAGCCATCAAGTACAATAAGGCAGTGCAAGAGGAGGACGAGCTGCCACCTGAGAAACTTGCGATAGCAAATGTGGGTCGGCAAGATGCAAAAAAGCATTTGGAAGAGCATGTGTCGAATTTGATGTCATCAAACATAGTTCAGACCCTAGGAACCATGCTCGACACGGTTGTCTTTTAGTCTGCTAATATTGTTATTCCAAACTGAAACATAGCCACTCTACTTAAGCTTATCGAAGCATGACACATTTGGTCCTAAGGTTTGTTTATGAATGGATTTGTCTACAATTCATTGTTGTTAAACTCCTTGCCTTTTCTATCAAAGCTTCACTGTGTTCTAGTTACATTTATGCCAATGTGGGTCCAGATGGCAGTCGGGATGCCATTGCCTTGGGAGAATTGTGTGATGCGATTATGACCTGTTGTCTGGGCCGTGGCAGATGGCTTATTTTGTTTGTTCTATATAAATTGACACCAAGTTTCTTTTTAGGATgatctatttgtttttcttgtGATATTTCCTTCGATGCTATTGCCTAGCAACCACAAAACGTTGTTCAAaagcattttttttataatatccACAAGTTATTTAGCTTGACTTGATGAAACACTGTGAGGCTGGTCTATAGAGTAGTTCACATTAATAGATGCCCTCATGATTAACTCGTGCTATGTTTTTAGTGGTAGCGATGTCTCTGTGAGTCGTTTGTGATGACCTCATGAATTTCGTAACCTATCGGCTCAATCTTTCATAAGTGTAGGGTTTACATATGTGTGTTCATAGAGGTGAGTGTGCGTGTGTTGTGAGTGTCTTCATTGTATTGTGTAATTCTTTTTAAAAAAGGTTATAGACTACCCACATTATAGATATGGTGTTTTTATTTTAGGTGGGGCCCTTTTATAGACTATTTATTGGCTGAATAATGTGAAATGAAAAAGTAATAGTAGTTATGTATAAATTGAGGTTGTTCTTAGATCGGTTATGTAGTTAGCAATATGTGAGAAAAATTGGAGGATGTTAGGATAAGGCTAGGGGAGGCAGTTCGTTTCGACCATGGGTGCATGGAGTAGCATGGTCCTATGATGACAGTGGGTGCCTAGAGGGATAGGTGGTGTGACAAAAAGTGTGAGATAAAAATGTGTGGTCCTACAATAATATAATGCATGTATGGAGTGGTGAGACGACATAGgatgaaataaaaaaataattggcTAAATTTTTCTCTTATTTCTGATAAATTGTAATAGAATGATGGGCCTATTTTTCTTTTGCTTTTCACCAAAAAATTTGAATTAAGGACAAATAGAATTCTAATGACTGATGGATACGATTTATCCTAGCgttaaataataaaaaatgcTTTACTATTTTTACCAAAAGTAATTCCATGTCTTTTGACTACTTATCCCCAACATTGATTTAAGTTTCTGTAAATATTTTAACCCGGACGTAGTTGCGTCTTTCTATGCCATCTTCTGATCTTCCTAATAAGCTTCAGCTACATGCATGTTTCAGCTATATACAGTTTTGATTATGTGAATTGCGTCTTTGGTCTCTTAAATGTATGTATGTTGGTAACGAACTTTGCATTAACCAAATTATTAAAACGTGTTCTACTTTTTTTGATGGACGTGTTCTACTTTTTCTTTTGTAGTACTTATTAGTTTGTTTCCAAGATTACAATGATACAATCTTCAGGTACTCATTTCAAGTTGTGTACAACTTTGATCGTGCAAATTATAGTTTTTAATCTGGTAAATGCATGCCACGTACAAGCACGTGGGTATTTTTGCTTGTTTTTAAAATATTTGAAGGGCCATATAATGGAAAAGCACCAAAGTGTTTTTTTTGTTACTCCTTGTAAGGACACTTGTGAGTAATTTAGAAATAATGTAGCGATGATGGGTAATCTAGAAATATATATTTTCTCTATTCTATAAACTATAAGACGTAGAGACATAACTTTTGCTACGTCGTATCTAGTCAGTACGTCTTACAATTTAGAACGGAGGACAGAGGAGGGACAATTTGGAAGGGAGTAAGTATGTGTtttgttatatatatttttgacaAAGTAGTGTGGAGACATTTGTGTGACAGGAACCCTgtaagagcaagtttaataatacagcctACTTGCTGGCTGTAAGGTTCCTTACAGCCTTCtttcagcccacccatacaatagttagctattcactattaatacatggtccacttatctctctcacaaagtttcttggttaTTGTGTGTgagctggctgtaagcttacagcctgcttctcctctctctcctcccttctctcctccacattagcatttagccagcttatagcccaccataatacttgctctagcGTGACGGCAAACAACTTTATAACATCGATATACTCCAATTAATAACAAACTAACTTACGAGTACGTGTTCCAGTGTTTGACTTGAATTATAGCGCGCTTATCTGCGTGGGTGTTACGCTATATGGATCTTATAAAACCTCTCACTCTTTGTTTATAAAAGAAGATCATCACATGGTACAGCTGCGGACAAGAATACCACCCACGAAGCCTACAGTTGCGAACGATGAGCTCGTGCCACCCGACTGGCTCGCGAAACACCAGCTCGTCGTGGCGCCAAGACGACCACGCCGCTCCGACGCACGACGGCACCGACGATGGCCATTCTCCACAGCCGTTTCCCGCTCCAAGCGTCACAGCAGCCATTGCGAGGTACCTTGCCTCCCAGCCGACCCAGCACATCTCCCAGCAGCCATCTCCTCCTCGCTGGCACAAGCACAACTACACGCCGCTGCAACAATGGCCGCCGCACCGTGCTGCGCCGGCCGGCCCCTGGCAGTGGGCGTCCAGTACGTTTGCGCCGCCGAACGTGACGGTCGTCGTCCCAGCAGGCGAGACCCCTGCGCCCGGCGGCGCGTGTGTGGCGGGCGACGACGACGCGACCGGCTGCCTGCGCTTGGCGAGGTGCGTCGGGCGCAAGGCAGCCGGCGAGGGACGCAACTTCATGCTCTCGCCGCTGTCGCTCCACGCGGCGCTCGCGCTGGTGGCCGCGGGCGCGAACGGCGAGACGCAGGCGGAGCTGCTGCGCTTCCTAGGGTCGGCGTCACTCGACGAGCTGCGGCGCGCCGCGGTGACGAGGCTGGTCGTCGCCGCGCTGCGCGGCATCCCGCAGACGTCCTTCGCGTGCGGCGTCTGGGTGGACCGGCGGTGCCCGCTCAGGGAGGAGTTCGCGGACGTCGCCGGTGCCGTCTACGCCGCCGTCGCGGAATCCGTGGACTTCGTGTCACAGGTGCGTCCTGATCGATTTGTTTGCTATCCTGTCAACATGAAGCAATCTCACACATCTTTGTGAATCTCAGCAGCACATATAAACAAGTAACTGAATGGTTCCATCTTGCAGGCCGAGGAGGCGAGGCAGCGCATCAACGACTTCGTGAACGTGAAGGACGCGACGAAAGGGCTCATCGGCGCCGTCCTCCCTCCCGGATCCGTCGGCCCGTCCACGGTGGCCGTGCTTGCCAACGCTCTCTACTTCAAGGGGTCATGGGCTCAGCCGTTCGACACGTCAAGGACCTTCGACGCGCCGTTCCATCTCCCCGGCGGCGCCACCGTGCGCGCGCCGTTCATGACGACGAGCAGCAGGTTTGAGCAGCACTACGTCGCCGTGTTCCCTGGTTTCAGGGCCCTCAAGCTGCCCTACAGCTGCAAGAGCGGCGACCAGTGGCACCAGGCCGCGTACTTCTACATGCTCCTGCTCCTCCCAGACGACGACCACGGCCTCGGAGATGTCTACGACAAGGCCGTCTCGACGCCGGGGTTCATCAGGAAGCACACGCCAGTGGGCAAGGTCCCGGTCGGGCGGCTCATGGTCCCAAAGTTCAAGTTCACGTTCGATTTCGAGGCGCGCGAGGAGATGCAGAGGCTGGGTGTCATCAGAGCCTTTGGAGGTGGCGACTTCTCCGGAATGTTCGCCGGCGGAGGAGGTGGGGCTTTCGTCGCGGGAGTGTACCATAAGGCCACCGTCGAGGTGGACGAGGAGGGCACAGTGGCAGCCGCGGCCACGGCCGTGTCCTTTTGCTTGAGCGGGAGCGCCATCCCGCCGGTGGATTTCGTGGCGGACCGGCCCTTCTTGTTCGCCGTCGTGGAGGAGAGGAGCAGCGCCGTGCTCTTCTTTGGCCATGTGGTGAATCCAATAGCGGAGTGATCCGCCCACACGCAGGCCGCAGCTACAGAGGTCACCGGAAGGCTAGTGCTGTAAATTGTTACTCCgttattccaaaaatcttgaaaaatcaaaacattttcaaatttgattaaaattataaagagaaatatTAAAATttgtgagtatactatgaaaatataattaagaaaaaatctgatacttagttgatatcataataattattattttatcatataaatttggttaaatttaGGATAGTTTGATTCTCCAAGATTCGtagtgacttataatttgagatagagggagtatttGCCATTTTCGATCTACATATGAACTTATTCAAAACTGGTCATATAACTCTGTTAAACGATTTTGGAAGGTGATTTTGCTATAGTGACGgtgattttgtctttttctttttatttattttttctgctaaatctttgaaaaaacattgtaaaacataaaataaaaaaaactaattttattagattccacatgagtagatctacatagtaaatatataatatagtatgacaACGAAATATTTGTATTAaaatatatcatattatatattcactatgtagatctactcgtGTAGAGTCTAAcataattagattttctattttatgatttttctataatttagtataatttttcaaagattcagcaaaaataaataaaaaagaaaatcacaaacaaaaaaaacatgGTCAATGCACCGAAACCACTGCCCAAtgtaggtttttttttttaaatttttgaagCAAATTGTTTTGTCAATCATGAATGTGATACGGTTTTGCTGTTGATCCGTCGGTCGAAGTACCCCTCGTTGTTGCTCACAAGATGAGAAACTAATTGGTGCATCGTTGCTGCTCTTCTATTCCAACAATTTCTACCCTGAATTTGTTGATAGTTTTCTAAAATATAATAATCATTATATGTAGCTGAATGATGTGTGAAAGCTGCGTGAAGCGGACGCTGTGCCATGAGCTCCAATGAGCAGCATTGCTACCAGAGTACAAGACTCAAAGCTCTACGACGTAACCACGCTGTACGCGCTTGCCGAATGTTTTTTCACTCGTTAGTTTACTCAGAGCCTCCGTTGACTTGGAGCAAGCTTACTTGTCGTTGAAGAAACAAGAGGCTCAGGCCTTGTTTTCTTTTACCCGAAaagtatagcattttcgtttgtacgtAATAATTATTGACCAATTATGGACTAgctaaactcaaaagattcatcttacaaattacagacaaactgtgtaattagatttttatatatatttaatgttttatacatgtgctGTAAAATTCAATATAATGGAAaaccttaaaaagtttttggtttttacgTAAAAACAAGGCCTCAACACAGCCCCGTTTCTCCATAAATGGAGCACCAGACATGCAACATTCTCATCCCATCCAGCCTTTCAATTTGTGCAACCACTGCGCCACTCGGCCGTCTCGGCGATCCCCAGCGTGCCGGTGAGTTTCCGTCGAGAGAACGCACGGCACGCGGCAGGGCAGGGCATCTTGGCGCCAATTTTCCGtaaaaaagttttttattttttttttctgcaagGAACATACTCTCAACTACTCAGACCACTCTACCAGTACGTTCGTTCTGAGCTCTGAGGCCTCGCAGCAGCTCACGTCCACGATGAGCACACCGCGTCGCGGCGGCCAGCACCACGGCGACGAGCGCGCCGGGACACGAGCAGGGGCAGCCTCCCGAGACAACGGCGGACAAGGCGCGGGCGACCTGAGCTTCGGGTCCACGGCGGGGCCGTGGATCGCCTTCGACCCGCCGCACCCTTGGGCGCCGCCCGAGCACGCGCGCGCTCCCGTCTTCGCGCAGCAGGCACCTGTTGATCCGTTCCCGTGGAGCACGCCCACGTCGTTCGCGAACCCATTTCATGGTCCATCGACGTTGAACGTGCCGTGGGGACCGCCCGGCGAGGTGCCCTTCGCCGGCTTCCCCGCCGCCGGGCCAGCGGCTCCGGAACCGGAATGGCGACACCGGCGACAGGATGTGTTCGCTGGCATCGGCCGCCGTTCTGTCCCCGCGGTGGTGACGGACCCGGACCTCGACGGCGCGGACGGCGGCGCGTCGTGCCTGCCGCTCGCGAGGCAGGCCGGCGTGCGTGCGGCGGCGCGCAACAACTTCATCGTCTCGCCGCTGTCGTTCCACGCGGCGCTCGCGCTGGTGGCCGCGGGCGCACGGGGCGAGACGCAGCGGGAGCTCCTGGGCTTCCTGGGCTCCGCCGAGTCGCTGAGCGAGCTGCACGGCGCCGCGGCGACGGCGCTGGTCGCCAGGCTCAACGACCTCCCGCAGACGTCCTTCGCCTGCGGCGTCTGGGTGGACCGGCGCCGGGCGCTCACGCCGGAGTTCAGGGACGCCGCCGCGTCGCGCTACGCGGCGGTCGCGGACTCCGTCGACTTCGCCTCGGAGCCCGAGGCGGCGAGGCGGCGAGTCAACGCCTTCGTGGGCGAAGCGACGAGAGGGCTCATCGGCGACGTCCTGCCTCCCGGCTCCGTCAACTCGTCCACGGTGCTCGTCCTCGCCAACGCTATCTACTTCAAGGGGACGTGGGCTCGGCGGTTCGATCGGTCGAGAACCTTCGCCGCGCCGTTCCATCTCCCCGGCGGCGCCACCGTGCGCGCGCCGTTCATGACCACGAGCCCGCTTTCCGAGGATCAGCAGGTCGCCGTGTTCCCCGGCTTCAAGGCGCTCAAGCTGCCCTACAAGAACGACGGCGGCGCCGCGTGGTTCTACATGCTTCTACTCCTCCCCGACGGTGAGGCTCTAACCCTCAGCGATCTCTACGATAAGGCCGTCTCGACGCCGGGATTCATCAGGAGGCACACGCCGGTGGACGGGGTCCCGGTCCGGCGGTTCATGGTGCCAAAGTTCAAGTTCACGTTCGAGTTTGAGGCGTCCGGCGATATCCAGAAGCTGGGAGTCATGCGAGCCTTTGAAGGCGGCGACTTCTCCGGCATGGTGTCCGGTGGAAACGGGCTCTTCATCTCAGGAGTGTACCACAAGGCCACCGTAGAGGTGGACGAGGCCGGCACCGTGGCCGCCGCGGCCACGGCCGTGTGCAT from Sorghum bicolor cultivar BTx623 chromosome 3, Sorghum_bicolor_NCBIv3, whole genome shotgun sequence encodes the following:
- the LOC8074512 gene encoding 26S proteasome non-ATPase regulatory subunit 14 homolog, yielding MERLQRIFGASGMGQPPTDSPLLDSSEQVYISSLALLKMLKHGRAGVPMEVMGLMLGEFVDDYTVRVVDVFAMPQSGTGVSVEAVDHVFQTNMLDMLKQTGRPEMVVGWYHSHPGFGCWLSGVDINTQQSFEALNPRAVAVVIDPIQSVKGKVVIDAFRLINPQTMMLGQEPRQTTSNVGHLNKPSIQALIHGLNRHYYSIAINYRKNELEEKMLLNLHKKKWTDGLILKRFDTHSKTNEQTVQEMLNLAIKYNKAVQEEDELPPEKLAIANVGRQDAKKHLEEHVSNLMSSNIVQTLGTMLDTVVF
- the LOC8054631 gene encoding putative serpin-Z12, whose amino-acid sequence is MSSCHPTGSRNTSSSWRQDDHAAPTHDGTDDGHSPQPFPAPSVTAAIARYLASQPTQHISQQPSPPRWHKHNYTPLQQWPPHRAAPAGPWQWASSTFAPPNVTVVVPAGETPAPGGACVAGDDDATGCLRLARCVGRKAAGEGRNFMLSPLSLHAALALVAAGANGETQAELLRFLGSASLDELRRAAVTRLVVAALRGIPQTSFACGVWVDRRCPLREEFADVAGAVYAAVAESVDFVSQAEEARQRINDFVNVKDATKGLIGAVLPPGSVGPSTVAVLANALYFKGSWAQPFDTSRTFDAPFHLPGGATVRAPFMTTSSRFEQHYVAVFPGFRALKLPYSCKSGDQWHQAAYFYMLLLLPDDDHGLGDVYDKAVSTPGFIRKHTPVGKVPVGRLMVPKFKFTFDFEAREEMQRLGVIRAFGGGDFSGMFAGGGGGAFVAGVYHKATVEVDEEGTVAAAATAVSFCLSGSAIPPVDFVADRPFLFAVVEERSSAVLFFGHVVNPIAE
- the LOC8054632 gene encoding putative serpin-Z12 — translated: MSTPRRGGQHHGDERAGTRAGAASRDNGGQGAGDLSFGSTAGPWIAFDPPHPWAPPEHARAPVFAQQAPVDPFPWSTPTSFANPFHGPSTLNVPWGPPGEVPFAGFPAAGPAAPEPEWRHRRQDVFAGIGRRSVPAVVTDPDLDGADGGASCLPLARQAGVRAAARNNFIVSPLSFHAALALVAAGARGETQRELLGFLGSAESLSELHGAAATALVARLNDLPQTSFACGVWVDRRRALTPEFRDAAASRYAAVADSVDFASEPEAARRRVNAFVGEATRGLIGDVLPPGSVNSSTVLVLANAIYFKGTWARRFDRSRTFAAPFHLPGGATVRAPFMTTSPLSEDQQVAVFPGFKALKLPYKNDGGAAWFYMLLLLPDGEALTLSDLYDKAVSTPGFIRRHTPVDGVPVRRFMVPKFKFTFEFEASGDIQKLGVMRAFEGGDFSGMVSGGNGLFISGVYHKATVEVDEAGTVAAAATAVCMQQCARMGPPPVDFVADRPFLFAIVEERSGAVLFLGHVVNPLVG